One genomic region from Candidatus Nanosynbacter sp. TM7-074 encodes:
- a CDS encoding GreA/GreB family elongation factor — protein sequence MSTTFLSKKGFKELQKEISGLEISEKALMVELKEIGRAKSRDDKLHRNDVITQLENIQSKIFTKKDILRHAKPLPRKRDRLKIAIGSVVDLMDQQGKIFRYTLVHSLEANPLDGRISVDSPLGKSLLNHKKSETVSWKNGLTTKQLQVVKIS from the coding sequence ATGAGTACAACATTTTTAAGTAAAAAAGGCTTTAAGGAATTACAAAAAGAAATTTCTGGACTAGAGATTTCAGAAAAGGCACTTATGGTAGAGCTAAAGGAAATCGGACGCGCCAAGTCACGCGACGACAAGCTTCATCGTAACGACGTCATTACGCAACTAGAAAATATCCAATCAAAAATCTTTACGAAAAAAGATATTTTGCGTCACGCCAAGCCACTACCAAGGAAGCGCGATCGCCTAAAAATTGCTATCGGCTCGGTCGTGGATTTGATGGATCAGCAGGGAAAAATCTTCCGTTATACACTGGTTCACAGCCTAGAAGCCAACCCTCTGGACGGGCGAATTTCCGTGGATAGTCCGCTGGGAAAAAGCTTGCTAAATCACAAGAAATCCGAAACTGTTTCCTGGAAAAATGGCTTGACGACTAAGCAGCTACAAGTCGTCAAAATTAGTTAA
- a CDS encoding DUF262 domain-containing protein has product MSKLNVDQKSIYELLSDRKADYIIPDYQRPYAWGEDSCQTLWDDIFSFAIPDNDATKFDTSDEYFLGSIVTFENDKKQQEVIDGQQRLTTFMLLLRAFYDRFTKMQDQDSKDFSERIASCIWKTNEMGKPDKEHLKIDSVVATDKDKDEFLSILKTGNVTSSQTSRYANNFRFFLKKVDDFINDFPKFAEKLPARILNNCILMPIEAESQDTALRIFSTLNDRGLPLSDSDIFKAQFYQYYKQKSEDDRDEFIKDWKKLEETCEKIFHPITGTPMDDLFTRYMYFIRAKRDNNKSTTTESLRKFYERDKYSVLKQDDTFENLKDLAQFWEDITDQNSERFSLDVLKKLFILNYAPNSMWNYFISVYYLANRTEDGKLDDKDFKMFLGRTIAFILGYAIIHPGVNALRTPIFAEMLNIVNLNEVTFSDFKFDKEQTRSTILIYDFKNGRPITKSMLALRMMLDEKQPLPKLSQQFDIEHIYPRKRQENEKGLVSDRQIDLLGNKSLLEKRVNIRASDYRFEDKIKYYQGFDNSRGQRIGGTENLELKNISNVYKKFGEKEIVERTNLFIDDFMNLLDKNGLIA; this is encoded by the coding sequence ATGTCAAAATTAAACGTAGACCAGAAAAGCATCTATGAGCTTTTATCGGATAGGAAAGCGGACTACATAATACCAGATTACCAGCGTCCATATGCATGGGGCGAGGATAGCTGCCAAACTCTCTGGGATGATATATTTTCTTTCGCGATACCAGATAATGATGCTACAAAATTCGACACAAGCGATGAATATTTTCTTGGTTCAATTGTGACTTTTGAAAACGACAAGAAGCAGCAAGAAGTAATTGATGGCCAGCAACGTCTGACCACATTTATGCTTCTTCTCCGAGCTTTTTATGACCGCTTCACGAAAATGCAAGATCAAGATTCAAAAGACTTTTCCGAGCGTATTGCCAGCTGTATATGGAAAACAAACGAAATGGGAAAACCAGATAAGGAGCACCTAAAAATAGACTCTGTTGTCGCCACAGACAAAGACAAAGACGAGTTCTTATCAATTCTAAAAACTGGCAATGTAACCAGCAGCCAGACTAGTCGCTACGCCAACAACTTCCGGTTCTTCCTTAAAAAAGTTGACGATTTCATCAATGATTTTCCGAAATTTGCCGAAAAACTTCCTGCTCGCATCTTAAATAACTGCATTCTTATGCCAATCGAAGCCGAATCTCAAGATACCGCTCTTCGCATATTCTCAACGTTGAACGATAGAGGTCTCCCACTTTCAGATTCCGATATTTTTAAAGCTCAATTCTATCAATATTACAAACAGAAAAGTGAAGACGACAGAGATGAGTTTATTAAAGATTGGAAAAAACTCGAGGAAACATGTGAAAAAATCTTTCACCCAATCACTGGCACGCCAATGGACGATTTATTTACGAGATACATGTATTTCATTCGCGCCAAGCGAGACAACAATAAGTCCACCACGACCGAATCGCTCAGAAAATTTTATGAGCGCGATAAATATTCCGTACTTAAACAAGATGACACTTTTGAAAATCTTAAAGATCTTGCTCAATTCTGGGAAGATATTACCGATCAAAATTCTGAACGTTTCAGTTTGGATGTTTTAAAGAAGCTGTTCATATTAAACTACGCGCCAAATAGTATGTGGAATTATTTCATATCTGTTTACTATTTAGCAAATCGCACCGAAGACGGAAAATTGGATGATAAAGATTTTAAGATGTTTCTCGGTCGCACAATTGCATTCATATTGGGATACGCAATAATACACCCAGGCGTAAACGCATTAAGAACGCCTATTTTTGCTGAGATGCTGAATATAGTTAATCTAAATGAAGTTACATTCTCAGACTTCAAATTTGACAAAGAACAGACACGCAGTACGATTCTTATTTATGATTTCAAGAACGGCAGACCAATCACCAAGTCCATGCTGGCGCTTCGTATGATGCTCGATGAAAAACAGCCATTACCAAAACTCTCTCAGCAGTTTGACATTGAGCATATCTATCCCCGAAAGCGACAGGAGAACGAAAAAGGATTAGTGAGCGATCGGCAAATTGACCTCCTTGGCAATAAATCTCTTTTAGAAAAACGAGTTAATATTCGCGCATCCGACTATAGATTCGAAGATAAAATTAAATACTACCAGGGTTTTGACAACAGTAGAGGACAGCGCATAGGCGGAACAGAAAATCTTGAGCTCAAGAATATAAGCAACGTTTATAAAAAATTCGGAGAAAAAGAAATTGTCGAGAGAACTAATTTGTTTATTGACGATTTTATGAATTTACTAGATAAAAATGGCTTGATTGCTTAA
- a CDS encoding AI-2E family transporter → MKVRIEIDTKTFVRFWLVVMGFGLAGLAIYSAKDALILLGISLFLALALNRPVAAIAKKLPGKSRLGGTALAYTTLVLLLGCVAWFVVPPIVQQSAKFVESVPSLIDQTGSQWHGFNELIDKNGLRPQVDATLNNLRQQASSWAASAGTSLISSVGSLAAFLGSLFLVLVLSFLMLLEGPMWMKRLWGLYNDQEKMERHKKLVGRMYNVVTGYVSGQLTVSGIDAILSGFVVFVLSLAFPAIDSNLAMLTVMVTFVLTLIPMFGATLAGLLISLLLFFNNVTAGVIYAIYFIVYQQIENNFIAPSIQSKKLELSALMVLSSVTIGLYVGGLLGSLIAIPTAGVVRVLLENYLEQARLNRIESEKPLNKLMKKLKNES, encoded by the coding sequence ATGAAAGTACGTATTGAGATAGACACAAAAACGTTCGTGCGGTTTTGGTTAGTGGTAATGGGTTTTGGCCTGGCCGGCCTAGCAATTTACTCCGCAAAGGACGCGCTTATCTTGTTGGGGATTTCCTTATTCTTGGCATTAGCTCTGAATCGTCCCGTGGCGGCGATTGCTAAAAAACTACCAGGTAAAAGTCGATTGGGTGGCACGGCTCTGGCTTATACGACATTGGTGCTTCTATTAGGATGTGTGGCGTGGTTTGTGGTACCGCCAATCGTCCAGCAATCCGCCAAATTTGTTGAAAGTGTACCGAGCTTGATTGACCAAACTGGCTCACAGTGGCATGGCTTTAATGAGTTAATTGATAAAAATGGCTTACGTCCGCAGGTTGACGCGACGTTAAATAACCTGAGGCAGCAGGCTTCGTCTTGGGCTGCTAGCGCTGGTACTAGCTTGATCTCAAGCGTAGGTTCATTGGCGGCGTTTCTGGGGTCGTTATTCTTGGTGCTAGTCCTGTCATTCTTGATGTTGCTGGAGGGACCGATGTGGATGAAGCGCCTATGGGGTCTTTATAACGACCAGGAAAAAATGGAGCGACATAAAAAACTGGTTGGGCGCATGTATAACGTGGTTACGGGCTACGTCTCTGGGCAATTAACAGTTTCTGGAATTGACGCGATACTGTCAGGATTTGTGGTGTTCGTGCTCAGTCTGGCATTTCCGGCTATTGATTCAAACTTGGCAATGTTGACCGTCATGGTTACGTTCGTGTTGACGCTTATCCCAATGTTTGGCGCCACTCTGGCTGGGCTACTGATTTCGCTACTGCTATTCTTCAATAACGTCACCGCTGGCGTGATCTATGCCATATATTTCATCGTCTATCAGCAGATTGAGAACAATTTCATCGCACCGTCAATTCAGTCAAAGAAATTAGAACTATCGGCGCTGATGGTGTTGTCGTCAGTGACAATCGGTCTCTATGTTGGCGGGCTTTTGGGAAGCTTGATTGCCATTCCGACGGCTGGCGTAGTTAGGGTGTTGCTGGAGAATTATTTGGAACAGGCTCGACTAAATCGTATTGAGAGTGAAAAACCGCTGAATAAATTAATGAAGAAATTGAAAAACGAAAGTTAA
- the cysS gene encoding cysteine--tRNA ligase, with product MIKLYNTLTRKKDELKALDREAVKIYTCGLTVYSQPHIGNWVGYIYWDVLVRLLRWQNISVIRTQNITDVGHLTSDDDNGEDKMEKGARREGKTAWDVAERYISIANREAYDVLKLVRPDHLVRATDYIQQQIDFAKGLDGKGFLYKIDGDGMYFDTSLLKDYGKLARLDIAGLEAGARVSVEGKRSITDFAVWKFSPTNAKRDMEWNSPWGIGFPGWHLECSTIARETLGYTIDIHTGGIDHIPVHHTNEIAQSESLTGKQFSRIWLHNNHIKVDGRKMSKSLGNIITLSDITARGFSPMAFKLAILSKHYQTEGNFTWDILEAAQARLDHWRGYAALRHQTHDTLDDDDEKDEQEGTVSLLAARQALVEKLNDNLDTPGALALIDEAFSRLDHAPLEKIHRGGLLQLIEIIDEVLGLDLAESTPDITDDLKRLIIQRRSARTEKDWQESDRIRDELLAAGITIRDTPSGSIWAWK from the coding sequence ATGATAAAACTCTATAACACGCTCACTAGAAAAAAAGACGAATTGAAGGCGCTTGACAGAGAAGCAGTCAAGATCTACACCTGCGGGCTGACGGTGTATTCGCAGCCGCACATTGGCAACTGGGTTGGCTATATCTATTGGGATGTACTAGTTCGCTTATTGCGCTGGCAAAATATCTCAGTGATTCGCACGCAAAATATCACCGACGTTGGACATTTGACTAGCGATGATGATAATGGCGAGGACAAGATGGAGAAGGGGGCGCGCCGCGAGGGTAAGACTGCATGGGACGTGGCAGAAAGATATATTTCTATAGCCAACCGCGAGGCTTACGACGTGTTGAAGCTGGTGCGGCCCGACCATTTAGTGCGGGCAACAGACTATATCCAGCAGCAAATCGACTTTGCCAAGGGACTAGACGGAAAGGGATTTTTGTATAAAATTGACGGCGACGGCATGTATTTTGATACGTCCCTTTTGAAGGATTACGGAAAATTGGCGCGGCTAGATATAGCAGGACTGGAGGCGGGCGCGCGGGTCAGCGTCGAGGGCAAGCGCAGCATCACCGACTTCGCCGTCTGGAAATTCTCACCGACCAACGCCAAGCGCGATATGGAGTGGAACAGTCCATGGGGCATCGGTTTTCCGGGCTGGCATTTGGAGTGTTCGACGATTGCTCGAGAGACGCTGGGTTATACAATCGACATTCACACTGGTGGCATCGACCATATTCCGGTGCATCACACCAACGAAATTGCCCAAAGCGAAAGCCTGACTGGAAAACAATTTTCTCGAATTTGGCTACATAATAATCACATAAAAGTCGACGGCCGCAAGATGAGTAAGTCGCTAGGTAACATTATCACTCTCAGTGACATCACCGCCCGCGGCTTCAGCCCGATGGCCTTCAAGCTAGCGATTCTTAGCAAGCATTACCAAACTGAGGGCAATTTCACCTGGGATATTTTAGAGGCAGCCCAGGCGCGACTAGATCATTGGCGCGGCTATGCGGCGCTGCGACACCAGACGCACGACACGCTGGATGATGATGACGAGAAGGATGAGCAGGAAGGTACCGTGTCGCTGTTGGCGGCGCGGCAGGCGCTGGTTGAAAAGTTGAATGATAACTTGGATACGCCAGGGGCGTTGGCGCTGATCGACGAGGCGTTTTCACGACTAGATCACGCGCCGTTAGAAAAAATCCATCGCGGCGGTTTGTTGCAATTGATTGAAATTATTGACGAGGTTTTGGGCTTGGATTTGGCGGAATCGACCCCTGACATCACTGACGATTTGAAAAGATTGATCATCCAGCGACGCAGCGCCCGTACCGAGAAAGATTGGCAGGAGTCTGACCGCATTCGCGATGAACTACTAGCGGCCGGTATCACCATTCGCGACACGCCAAGCGGCAGCATTTGGGCATGGAAATAG
- a CDS encoding sensor histidine kinase gives MKIFTSATIKLAGWYLLILMLVSLLFSSIIFQVARSEVDAQIHKIIIQRGNDFPSIDLSERMDISTRNLLISLGYINFIVLLAGGACSYLLARITLRPIEATHKAQSRFVSNASHQLRTPLAIMKAETELALKNPKTPRTELTETLESNLEEINKLTELTAMLLELSRTENRLALEDKSFDLAELISELIGERRAADRVEVNCPERVNIYLHHTATRELFAILLDNSLKHSPKNSPIKISILPSRQNIIVRFRNDGAISQQNLPHVFEQFFRGNQRTKGYGLGLPLAEQLTRALGGQISVTTIKGSTVFTISLPIV, from the coding sequence ATGAAAATTTTTACCTCGGCAACTATCAAATTGGCGGGCTGGTATTTACTGATTTTAATGCTCGTCAGCCTGCTGTTTAGCAGCATTATTTTTCAAGTGGCGCGCTCGGAAGTTGACGCACAAATCCATAAAATTATCATTCAGCGCGGCAACGATTTTCCTAGCATTGACTTGTCGGAACGAATGGATATTTCGACGCGCAATCTGCTGATTAGCTTGGGCTATATCAATTTCATCGTGCTGCTGGCGGGCGGCGCTTGCTCGTATTTATTAGCGAGGATTACGCTGCGGCCGATTGAGGCGACGCATAAAGCCCAGTCGCGGTTCGTCTCCAACGCCAGCCATCAGCTGCGCACGCCGCTGGCAATTATGAAAGCAGAGACCGAACTGGCGCTGAAAAACCCGAAGACGCCGCGAACGGAACTAACAGAAACGCTGGAAAGCAATTTGGAGGAAATTAACAAATTGACCGAGTTGACCGCCATGCTCTTGGAACTGTCGCGGACAGAGAACAGGCTGGCGCTGGAAGATAAAAGCTTCGACTTGGCGGAATTAATATCAGAGCTGATTGGTGAAAGAAGGGCAGCGGATCGTGTTGAAGTAAACTGTCCAGAGCGCGTTAATATTTATTTGCACCACACCGCAACGCGAGAATTATTCGCAATTTTACTCGATAATTCACTAAAACACAGTCCGAAAAATTCACCAATAAAGATCAGCATTTTACCTTCAAGGCAGAATATCATCGTTCGCTTCCGTAATGATGGCGCGATTTCCCAGCAGAATCTGCCGCACGTGTTTGAGCAATTTTTCCGCGGCAACCAGCGGACGAAAGGCTATGGGTTGGGGCTGCCGCTGGCGGAACAATTGACCAGAGCTTTAGGCGGACAAATCTCTGTTACCACCATAAAAGGCTCAACAGTTTTTACCATTTCTTTGCCAATTGTTTAG
- a CDS encoding ABC transporter permease, protein MSKMHNLGTVFKFETIRALKKPTFWLMALGFPLMIAVLYGIMFWSQNTTIQASKELDKQEFSLEITDDSKLISSELLAAVKAKPAQSKESGINDVKNNKVDAYIYFPKDISQQKVEVYGKDVGLFQNGKYGAVAQSLLSKSVTNNISPAEVTILQNKVQLSSTTYLDGKEHGGINEMIAPGLFLVILFMLISFFGNQMLTSTTEEKENRTVEMLLTTVKTDTLITGKILSLMVLALIQISIVVLPVVAGYLAFGSKLQLPNMDLSVLVFDPVRISLAIVIFSASFMLFTGMLVTLGAMMPTAKEASQWFGLVMMLFVGPLYGITVFVSFPDSFFVKFLSLFPFTAPIPLLLRNAVGNLPVWEALLGATILVVTAVFVMWLSVRVFRYGAMSYDNKLSLSTLRMKRKAGKV, encoded by the coding sequence ATGAGTAAAATGCATAATTTAGGTACGGTCTTCAAATTTGAGACGATCCGAGCTTTGAAAAAGCCAACTTTTTGGCTGATGGCATTGGGGTTTCCTCTGATGATAGCGGTGCTTTACGGTATCATGTTCTGGTCGCAGAATACGACAATTCAGGCCTCAAAAGAATTGGATAAACAAGAATTTTCATTAGAAATTACCGACGATTCAAAGTTAATATCTTCAGAGCTACTCGCAGCAGTTAAGGCTAAGCCAGCTCAATCAAAAGAATCTGGCATTAATGACGTAAAAAATAACAAAGTAGATGCTTATATCTATTTTCCAAAAGACATAAGCCAGCAAAAAGTTGAAGTTTACGGTAAAGATGTCGGTCTGTTCCAGAACGGTAAATATGGTGCAGTGGCGCAGAGCCTGCTGAGTAAATCGGTAACTAATAACATTAGTCCAGCAGAAGTCACTATTCTTCAAAACAAAGTCCAATTATCATCAACTACTTATCTTGATGGTAAGGAGCATGGCGGCATTAATGAAATGATAGCGCCAGGACTATTCCTAGTGATTTTGTTCATGCTGATTAGCTTCTTTGGCAATCAAATGCTAACCAGTACTACTGAAGAAAAAGAAAATCGCACAGTAGAGATGTTGCTGACGACGGTTAAAACCGACACGTTAATTACAGGAAAAATATTATCACTGATGGTGCTGGCTTTGATTCAGATATCGATAGTTGTTTTGCCTGTCGTGGCGGGATACCTGGCGTTTGGGTCAAAGCTACAATTGCCGAATATGGATTTGAGCGTACTTGTATTTGATCCTGTGAGGATTAGCTTGGCGATAGTAATTTTCTCAGCCAGCTTCATGCTGTTTACGGGTATGCTGGTTACTTTGGGTGCAATGATGCCGACCGCTAAGGAGGCGAGCCAATGGTTTGGCTTGGTGATGATGCTATTTGTTGGACCACTTTATGGTATTACAGTTTTTGTATCGTTCCCTGACTCGTTCTTTGTTAAGTTCCTATCGCTATTTCCGTTTACTGCGCCAATTCCATTATTGTTAAGAAATGCAGTCGGCAATTTGCCAGTCTGGGAAGCATTGCTGGGCGCGACAATTTTGGTCGTTACGGCAGTGTTTGTCATGTGGCTATCGGTGCGTGTCTTCCGTTACGGTGCTATGTCGTATGATAATAAATTATCGCTATCAACATTGCGGATGAAAAGGAAAGCTGGTAAGGTTTAG
- the rppA gene encoding two-component system response regulator RppA — MRLLVIEDERKITRAIAKALKRETYAVDAVHDGEEGFNLADSQPYDLLIVDRMLPGMEGAEIVKNLRKNGKNMPILFLTALGTTEDKTFGLDTGADDYLVKPFAIDELLARVRALLRRPPIQQPDVLKIADLTIDKQQQTVMRAGKTIDLTSKEYALLEYLMQHPNQILSKETLIDHVWDFDADILPNNVEAYIKNLRQKIDKPFKKQLIKTVRGFGYRIEA; from the coding sequence ATGCGGCTGCTAGTTATCGAAGACGAACGAAAAATCACCCGAGCCATCGCCAAGGCGCTCAAGCGCGAGACGTACGCTGTTGACGCCGTGCACGACGGGGAAGAGGGCTTTAATTTGGCGGACAGCCAGCCGTACGATTTACTGATTGTCGATCGAATGCTGCCGGGCATGGAGGGCGCGGAAATTGTTAAAAATTTGCGTAAAAACGGTAAAAACATGCCGATTTTATTCCTCACAGCCCTGGGCACTACCGAGGATAAAACCTTCGGGCTGGACACGGGTGCGGATGATTACTTGGTTAAGCCGTTCGCTATCGACGAGCTGCTGGCGCGAGTCCGAGCCTTACTGCGCCGGCCGCCAATTCAGCAGCCAGATGTTCTAAAAATTGCCGATTTGACGATTGATAAGCAGCAGCAAACCGTGATGCGCGCTGGAAAAACTATCGACTTGACCAGTAAAGAATACGCGCTGCTGGAATATTTAATGCAGCACCCGAACCAGATTCTCAGCAAGGAAACGCTAATCGACCATGTTTGGGATTTTGATGCCGATATTTTACCGAACAATGTCGAAGCGTACATAAAAAACTTGCGCCAAAAAATCGATAAGCCGTTCAAAAAACAATTGATAAAAACCGTCCGCGGCTTCGGTTACCGGATTGAAGCATGA
- a CDS encoding class I SAM-dependent RNA methyltransferase translates to MGKQIFETLRLEKIVGGGQTLGALNDGRKAFVWGGLPGELVKLRITKKKSHFVEGVVTEVLEKSPERIMPRDENSYLSTSPWQIMPLSSEQTYKANLIEEAFRLHGVTLPEKIDVFTDGVEFNYRNKVEFSWFGDKTDDGTRETLDLAFFKRGSKGKVVVEGTSLAHPKINKLAIEIRNLLRTKPVTARQLKTLLIRTDQQGNAVWQLYVKDRLTDLISKEEAAQLSAKGGEIIYSDPKSPDSRVTERLNKFGDTTLADTILGVTFNYTCEGFFQVNIPIYEKALSDMRAWIDHENNLPTLDLYSGVGTIGLTIGGDDITLVEINEHAVSEMQRNITKLNRVNAKAILAPSEKSLEYITGEQIVIVDPPRAGLHADVVRRLLETTPPRIAYLSCNPATQARDVSLLQEKYEIMHHQGYNFFPRTPHIEHLVILDRKVN, encoded by the coding sequence ATGGGAAAACAAATTTTTGAGACTTTAAGACTAGAGAAAATCGTTGGTGGCGGCCAGACGCTTGGCGCTCTGAATGATGGACGCAAGGCGTTCGTTTGGGGCGGGCTACCTGGCGAATTGGTGAAGCTTCGTATAACTAAGAAAAAATCGCACTTCGTCGAAGGCGTGGTGACAGAAGTTCTTGAAAAAAGTCCAGAGCGAATTATGCCGCGAGACGAGAATAGCTATCTCAGTACTAGCCCTTGGCAAATCATGCCGCTCTCCAGCGAACAGACATATAAAGCGAATTTAATCGAAGAAGCTTTCCGACTTCATGGCGTTACATTACCAGAGAAAATTGACGTATTTACTGACGGCGTAGAATTTAACTATCGTAATAAGGTCGAGTTTAGCTGGTTTGGCGATAAGACAGATGACGGCACGAGAGAAACTTTAGATTTGGCATTTTTCAAGCGAGGTAGCAAGGGTAAAGTCGTTGTCGAAGGGACTAGTCTGGCTCATCCAAAAATCAACAAATTGGCAATTGAAATCCGCAACCTCCTCCGAACCAAACCAGTTACCGCCCGCCAATTAAAAACCCTCTTGATCCGCACAGACCAACAAGGAAACGCCGTCTGGCAATTGTACGTAAAAGACCGACTTACAGACCTCATTTCCAAAGAAGAGGCAGCCCAACTGTCAGCCAAAGGCGGCGAGATAATCTATTCTGACCCAAAAAGCCCAGATAGTCGAGTCACTGAGCGCCTGAATAAATTTGGCGACACAACACTAGCCGACACAATTTTGGGCGTCACCTTTAATTATACCTGTGAAGGATTTTTCCAAGTCAATATTCCGATTTACGAGAAGGCCCTAAGCGATATGCGTGCTTGGATAGACCATGAGAATAATTTACCAACCCTCGACCTTTATTCTGGAGTTGGTACAATTGGGCTGACAATTGGCGGCGATGATATTACACTGGTCGAAATCAACGAACATGCCGTTTCGGAAATGCAAAGAAATATCACCAAATTAAACCGAGTAAACGCCAAAGCAATTTTAGCGCCAAGCGAAAAATCTCTGGAATATATAACAGGCGAGCAGATCGTAATTGTTGACCCGCCGCGCGCTGGGCTGCACGCAGATGTCGTTCGGAGACTATTGGAAACTACGCCGCCACGAATTGCTTACCTGAGCTGCAATCCAGCCACTCAGGCACGAGACGTCAGTCTACTTCAGGAAAAATACGAAATCATGCATCATCAAGGCTACAATTTCTTCCCGAGGACGCCGCACATTGAGCATTTGGTGATACTTGATAGAAAAGTAAATTAA
- a CDS encoding ABC transporter ATP-binding protein, which translates to MPDRKKIVEIRHFKMKFGDKTVIKDLSFDVFQGEVFGFLGSNGSGKTTTLRALLGLYEPTAGELLIDGKPYAVDSQINLGYLPEERGLYKKEKVLDVMIYFGQLKGLSRDEAKEFSLNFLKRVDLTDKAGMRLDKLSGGQQQKIQLGVTIMGDPELLIMDEPTKGFDPVNRRLLMNIIEEQRKAGTTIIYVTHQMEEVEQLCDRLILLKDGQAAAYGTLAEVKKQFGGASMDDIFVKVYGGEDKELGDE; encoded by the coding sequence ATGCCGGATAGGAAAAAAATTGTTGAAATTCGTCATTTTAAGATGAAATTTGGCGATAAAACAGTTATTAAAGATTTGAGCTTTGACGTTTTCCAGGGCGAAGTGTTTGGCTTTCTCGGTAGCAATGGTTCGGGGAAAACCACGACGCTCAGGGCGCTGCTGGGGCTATACGAGCCGACGGCGGGCGAGCTGCTGATTGACGGTAAGCCGTATGCGGTGGATAGTCAGATTAACCTTGGTTATTTGCCGGAAGAGCGCGGGCTGTATAAAAAGGAAAAAGTGCTGGATGTGATGATTTATTTCGGCCAGCTGAAAGGCCTAAGCCGCGACGAGGCGAAGGAGTTTTCTCTGAATTTTCTGAAGCGCGTTGATTTGACTGATAAAGCTGGTATGCGACTGGATAAGCTTTCCGGCGGGCAACAGCAAAAAATTCAGCTGGGTGTAACAATTATGGGCGACCCAGAATTGCTGATTATGGATGAGCCGACCAAGGGTTTTGATCCGGTGAATCGTCGGTTGTTGATGAATATTATTGAAGAGCAGCGAAAAGCTGGCACGACAATTATTTACGTCACGCATCAAATGGAAGAGGTCGAGCAATTGTGCGATCGACTGATTTTATTAAAGGACGGTCAAGCAGCGGCGTACGGCACGCTGGCAGAGGTGAAAAAGCAGTTCGGTGGTGCTTCAATGGACGATATTTTTGTCAAAGTGTATGGTGGCGAAGATAAGGAGTTAGGTGATGAGTAA
- a CDS encoding DUF2268 domain-containing putative Zn-dependent protease (predicted Zn-dependent protease with a strongly conserved HExxH motif): protein MSKLHLHIANANQTFTDAEIAIFKNTAQQAETFVSSEFAQFDYEVDVIITTPSFMLPTIAEDGIAGKTLHSRLIMISVDKSQHGVSEDFIFETICHEMSHSLRWEKLPEYAETMFDGMILEGLAVALEEEVMIKLGRRNQQFFLREMQKTSQAEIDKIIAALQGNFEDKVYDYTKIFFTGDDILPRWAGYKLGYCFVKQYLHQTSQTIAQATLASYKDFIL, encoded by the coding sequence ATGAGCAAACTCCACCTACACATCGCTAACGCCAACCAAACTTTCACCGATGCCGAAATTGCCATATTCAAAAATACAGCGCAACAAGCCGAGACTTTTGTTTCGAGCGAGTTCGCGCAGTTTGATTACGAAGTTGATGTAATTATCACTACACCTTCGTTTATGCTGCCAACTATCGCCGAGGACGGAATCGCTGGTAAAACGCTTCATTCGCGCTTGATTATGATTTCTGTTGATAAAAGCCAGCACGGGGTTAGCGAGGATTTTATTTTTGAAACGATTTGCCACGAAATGTCGCATTCGCTGCGTTGGGAAAAACTGCCTGAATATGCCGAAACTATGTTTGATGGGATGATTTTGGAGGGCTTGGCGGTCGCGCTAGAAGAGGAAGTGATGATTAAACTCGGACGGCGAAACCAACAATTTTTCTTGAGAGAAATGCAGAAAACTTCTCAAGCTGAAATTGACAAGATAATTGCCGCACTACAAGGCAATTTTGAAGACAAGGTTTACGATTATACCAAAATATTTTTCACCGGCGATGATATTTTGCCGCGCTGGGCGGGGTATAAACTTGGGTATTGCTTTGTGAAGCAATACCTACATCAAACTAGTCAGACTATCGCACAGGCGACTTTGGCAAGTTACAAGGATTTTATCCTATAA